In Campylobacter vicugnae, a genomic segment contains:
- a CDS encoding DUF2603 domain-containing protein, with protein MNRHLESISQTLGISKRRRTTFELEPLENNEMKLSYKGKPNFNTPWFGMYGDKPCALVPAELFEAVINALKNAQKENFELKLERSILQNLPIDFGDVWTVAIEEIKKANYKKEPNLDRVIAKIKKEHPNLFLDMRSIVGKE; from the coding sequence ATGAATAGACATTTAGAAAGCATTAGCCAAACTCTAGGCATTAGCAAAAGGCGTCGTACTACTTTTGAACTAGAGCCACTTGAAAATAATGAGATGAAGCTAAGCTATAAAGGTAAGCCAAATTTCAATACGCCGTGGTTTGGTATGTATGGAGATAAGCCATGTGCGCTTGTGCCAGCAGAACTATTTGAAGCGGTAATAAATGCACTCAAAAATGCACAAAAAGAGAATTTTGAATTAAAGCTAGAAAGATCCATTTTGCAAAATTTACCAATTGATTTTGGTGATGTCTGGACTGTAGCTATTGAAGAGATAAAAAAAGCAAATTATAAAAAAGAGCCAAATTTAGATCGAGTAATCGCAAAGATTAAAAAAGAGCATCCAAATCTCTTTTTAGATATGCGTTCAATTGTAGGCAAGGAGTAA
- the htpX gene encoding zinc metalloprotease HtpX produces MEIFKTVFFMVALMLLFIVVGGMIGGTSGMIIAFCIALAMNFFSYFYSDKLILKRYNAQELNSSHPLYHMTKRLCFKAGLELPKLYIISDSVPNAFATGRNPANAAVALTTGLLDTLNDDEIAAVIAHELGHVRHYDILTGSIAAVFAGGIAILANFAQFGAMLGNNQNRQNPLLIIALSIIMPLAATIIQMSISRSREFEADRFSASITNPNDLANALLKLEGSNAHTMVKNANEQTAHMFIISPFSGKNIASGISNLFRTHPTTRQRVERLNELSRHNKNYQSPARKYFNS; encoded by the coding sequence ATGGAGATTTTTAAGACTGTATTTTTTATGGTAGCTCTTATGTTGCTTTTTATTGTTGTTGGCGGTATGATAGGTGGGACTAGCGGTATGATAATAGCATTTTGTATTGCACTGGCTATGAATTTTTTTAGCTACTTTTATAGCGATAAGCTTATTTTAAAGCGATATAACGCTCAAGAGCTTAATAGCTCACATCCATTATATCATATGACTAAAAGGCTATGTTTTAAGGCAGGATTAGAACTACCAAAGCTATATATAATTAGCGACTCTGTTCCTAATGCATTTGCTACTGGTAGAAATCCAGCCAATGCTGCTGTGGCTCTAACTACTGGATTGCTCGATACGCTAAATGATGATGAGATAGCAGCGGTTATAGCTCATGAATTAGGCCATGTAAGACACTATGATATTTTAACTGGCTCTATTGCAGCAGTATTTGCAGGTGGAATTGCGATTTTGGCAAATTTTGCTCAATTTGGTGCAATGCTAGGTAATAATCAAAATCGCCAAAATCCACTTTTAATAATAGCTTTATCTATTATAATGCCTCTAGCTGCTACTATTATTCAGATGAGTATATCACGCTCAAGAGAGTTTGAAGCTGATAGATTCTCAGCCTCTATTACAAACCCAAATGATTTAGCAAATGCTCTATTAAAGCTAGAAGGAAGTAATGCTCATACTATGGTAAAAAATGCCAATGAACAGACTGCACATATGTTTATAATAAGTCCATTTAGTGGCAAAAATATTGCTAGTGGTATATCAAATTTATTTCGCACTCATCCTACAACTAGGCAAAGAGTAGAGCGATTAAATGAGTTAAGCCGTCATAATAAAAATTATCAAAGCCCAGCTAGAAAGTATTTTAATAGCTAA
- a CDS encoding putative transporter — MFSTFFKSKKWAIWAYGGLFVIIVSLIFQTRLNVAINDWYKDFYDIMQNVQNHSVDEFWEQIYRFLLIAMPYVIIATLTTFFASHWVFRWREAMTFGYLGKWRECEHDIEGSSQRMQEDVYRFAKITETLGLQVLKAIMILIAFIPVLWGLSSGVDLPYLKDIPGSLVWVALAVSIGGLVVSWFVGIKLPKLEYNIQKSEAAFRKELVYAEDDKINYASNESVIALFSGLRFNFYRLFLHYGYFNIWLISFSQFMVIVPFIIMGGGLFTGVITLGILIQVSNAFDQVRSSFSVFIDNWTTITELRSIHKRLDEFEKNIKFN, encoded by the coding sequence ATGTTTTCTACATTTTTTAAGAGCAAAAAGTGGGCCATATGGGCATATGGTGGATTATTTGTTATTATTGTTTCTCTTATATTTCAAACTAGATTGAATGTTGCTATAAATGATTGGTATAAGGACTTTTATGATATTATGCAAAATGTACAAAATCACAGCGTAGATGAGTTTTGGGAGCAGATTTATAGATTTTTGCTTATTGCTATGCCTTATGTGATTATTGCTACGCTTACTACTTTTTTTGCTAGCCACTGGGTTTTTAGGTGGAGAGAGGCTATGACATTTGGCTATCTTGGCAAATGGAGAGAGTGCGAGCATGATATAGAAGGCTCAAGTCAAAGGATGCAAGAAGATGTATATAGGTTTGCTAAGATTACTGAGACTTTGGGTTTGCAGGTTTTAAAAGCTATTATGATATTAATTGCTTTTATCCCAGTTTTATGGGGGCTTAGTAGCGGAGTTGATCTGCCATATCTTAAAGATATTCCAGGTTCGCTTGTTTGGGTGGCTTTGGCTGTGAGTATAGGAGGACTTGTGGTTTCGTGGTTTGTAGGTATTAAGCTACCAAAGCTAGAGTATAATATTCAAAAAAGCGAAGCTGCTTTTAGAAAAGAGCTAGTTTATGCAGAAGATGACAAGATAAATTATGCTAGTAATGAGAGCGTAATAGCTCTATTTAGTGGTCTTAGATTTAATTTTTATAGATTATTTTTACATTATGGTTATTTTAATATTTGGCTTATCTCATTTTCTCAATTTATGGTAATTGTTCCATTTATTATTATGGGAGGTGGGCTTTTTACCGGAGTGATTACTCTTGGAATTTTGATACAAGTTAGCAATGCTTTTGATCAGGTTCGTAGTAGTTTTAGTGTATTTATAGATAATTGGACGACTATTACAGAGCTTAGAAGTATTCATAAAAGGCTTGATGAATTTGAGAAAAATATCAAATTTAATTAG
- the hemB gene encoding porphobilinogen synthase gives MFKRYRRLRLNESLRDMVRENNISVNDFIYPLFVVEGQGIKNEISSMPGVFQMSLDEILKECQEIINLGIKSIILFGIPNLKDSIGSDALDENGIIARSLRAIKEKFPTLFVITDLCFCEYTDHGHCGILDHVCKSVDNDATLEISAKQALIHAKAGADMIAPSGMMDGIIYTLRKALDENGYENLPIMSYSTKFASAYYGPFRDVAQSAPSFGDRKSYQMDPANRLEAISESLEDESQGADILMVKPALAYLDIIRDIKERSRLPLCVYNVSGEYALLKAGQKAGVIDYERVMMETMISFKRAGANLIISYHAKEVAKILNSNKG, from the coding sequence ATGTTTAAAAGATATAGAAGATTACGCTTAAATGAATCCTTGCGTGATATGGTAAGAGAGAATAATATATCTGTTAATGATTTTATATATCCACTTTTTGTGGTTGAAGGTCAAGGAATTAAAAATGAGATAAGCTCAATGCCTGGTGTATTTCAGATGAGTTTAGATGAAATTTTAAAAGAGTGCCAAGAGATAATAAATCTAGGCATAAAATCTATAATTTTATTTGGAATTCCAAATTTAAAAGATAGCATTGGTAGCGACGCCCTTGATGAAAATGGGATAATTGCTCGCTCATTAAGAGCTATTAAAGAGAAATTTCCAACCCTTTTTGTAATCACCGATCTATGTTTTTGTGAATACACAGATCATGGGCATTGTGGAATTTTAGATCATGTATGCAAAAGCGTAGATAATGATGCTACTCTTGAGATCTCAGCCAAACAAGCCCTAATCCACGCTAAAGCTGGAGCTGATATGATAGCGCCAAGCGGAATGATGGATGGCATAATCTATACTTTACGCAAAGCATTAGATGAAAATGGATATGAAAATCTGCCTATTATGTCCTATTCGACAAAATTTGCTTCTGCCTACTATGGTCCATTTCGCGATGTAGCCCAAAGCGCTCCAAGTTTTGGCGATAGAAAGAGCTATCAAATGGATCCAGCCAATAGATTAGAAGCAATTAGCGAAAGTTTAGAAGATGAATCTCAAGGTGCAGATATTTTAATGGTCAAACCAGCTCTTGCCTATTTAGATATAATAAGAGATATTAAAGAGCGTAGCAGATTGCCACTATGTGTTTATAATGTAAGTGGAGAGTATGCCCTATTAAAAGCTGGACAAAAAGCTGGAGTTATAGATTATGAGCGTGTAATGATGGAGACTATGATATCTTTTAAAAGAGCAGGTGCTAATCTTATTATCAGTTACCACGCTAAAGAGGTTGCTAAGATTTTAAATTCAAACAAGGGATAG
- the rsmG gene encoding 16S rRNA (guanine(527)-N(7))-methyltransferase RsmG translates to MSLKFWESVAKFDEVLKKFNKIHSLTNYKDIKPVALDSIEAIKLLDFKPKICVDVGSGAGFPAIFLAMVLDECEFHLYEPIAKKSSFLSYAALSLNLQNITVHSGKIENCDKIKADLITSRALMNTADLIKICQGFYDEETTFLLYKGSNAKFEIEELKCYKKIYQENERNYVILKGVK, encoded by the coding sequence ATGAGTTTGAAATTTTGGGAGAGTGTGGCTAAGTTTGATGAGGTCTTAAAAAAATTCAATAAAATCCATAGCCTAACAAACTATAAAGATATAAAGCCAGTAGCTCTTGATAGTATAGAAGCGATAAAGCTTTTAGATTTTAAGCCAAAGATTTGTGTAGATGTAGGTAGTGGGGCTGGGTTTCCAGCAATATTTTTAGCTATGGTTTTAGATGAATGCGAGTTTCATCTATATGAACCAATAGCTAAAAAATCAAGCTTTTTATCTTATGCAGCTTTGAGTTTAAATTTGCAAAATATCACCGTCCATAGTGGTAAAATTGAAAATTGCGATAAGATAAAAGCAGATTTGATAACCTCTAGAGCGTTGATGAATACAGCAGATTTGATTAAAATTTGTCAAGGTTTTTATGATGAAGAGACTACATTTTTGCTCTATAAGGGCTCAAATGCTAAATTTGAGATAGAAGAGCTTAAATGTTATAAGAAAATTTATCAAGAAAATGAGCGAAATTATGTGATATTAAAGGGTGTAAAATGA
- the ribA gene encoding GTP cyclohydrolase II: MHIEISKVANLPTKFGNFKIKAYKENDKEHLVIFSSNLSDPLNLRIHSECLTGDALGSRKCDCGEQLEAALKYISDNGGMVIYLRQEGRNIGLLNKVNAYNLQDLGLDTIEANHQLGFKADERTYEMVDFILDDFGIKSVNLLTNNPLKLSSIKAQIVSRIPIQIEANKYNKDYLNIKKEQMGHML; encoded by the coding sequence GTGCATATAGAGATATCTAAAGTTGCAAATTTACCAACTAAATTTGGAAATTTTAAAATTAAAGCATATAAGGAAAATGATAAAGAGCATTTAGTAATTTTTAGTTCAAATTTAAGCGATCCATTAAATCTTAGAATTCACTCAGAGTGCCTTACAGGTGATGCGTTAGGAAGCAGAAAATGCGACTGCGGAGAACAGCTAGAAGCTGCGCTTAAGTATATATCAGATAATGGTGGAATGGTGATATATCTTCGTCAAGAAGGTAGAAACATCGGTCTATTAAATAAAGTAAATGCTTATAATCTTCAAGATTTAGGTCTAGATACCATAGAGGCTAATCATCAATTAGGATTTAAAGCTGATGAGAGAACATATGAGATGGTGGATTTTATCTTAGATGATTTTGGGATAAAAAGTGTGAATTTATTAACCAATAATCCGCTTAAACTCTCAAGCATAAAAGCTCAAATAGTAAGCCGAATTCCGATACAAATAGAGGCAAATAAATACAATAAAGATTATTTAAATATTAAAAAAGAGCAGATGGGGCATATGCTATGA
- a CDS encoding anaerobic C4-dicarboxylate transporter — protein sequence MEFLMNLSDGKQFTIQLLIVLICLFYGARKGGIALGLLGGIGMFVLTFGFGVSPGKPAIDVIFTILCVVVASATLLASGGLDVMLQIAERILRKNPKFLTILAPFVTAFLTILCGTGHVVYTMMPIIYDIAIKNGIRPERPMAAASVSSQMGIIASPVSVAVVSLTAMLLAPGVKHLEGFDGYLNLLAITIPATLIGVLAVGIFSWFRGKDLDKDSEFQEKIANDPEFKKYVYGDSKTLLDVKLPASQWAAMWIFLGAIAIVAILGAFPELRPAFDNGKGVMKPMSMVAVIQMFMLITGSILIVCTKVKVNDIAQNAIFRSGMIAIVAVFGISWMANTMFSVHTPMLKTALGGVVQLYPWTYAIMLLLISKFVNSQAAALAAFVPLALGIGVDPAIIVAFAPACYGYYILPTYPSDLATIQFDRSGTTKIGKYVVNHSFIIPGLLGVGVSCVFGYIFTGMAGYL from the coding sequence ATGGAGTTTTTAATGAACTTAAGCGATGGCAAGCAATTTACCATTCAGCTTTTAATCGTTTTAATTTGTCTATTTTATGGGGCTAGAAAGGGTGGTATTGCTCTTGGCTTACTTGGTGGCATAGGTATGTTTGTGCTTACCTTTGGATTTGGCGTAAGTCCTGGTAAGCCAGCAATTGATGTAATCTTTACTATTTTATGTGTGGTTGTAGCTAGTGCCACATTGCTTGCAAGCGGTGGTCTTGATGTAATGCTACAAATTGCTGAGAGAATATTAAGAAAAAATCCTAAATTCTTAACAATTCTAGCTCCATTTGTAACTGCATTTTTAACAATTTTATGCGGTACTGGCCATGTTGTTTATACTATGATGCCAATCATCTACGATATCGCTATCAAAAATGGAATCCGTCCAGAACGCCCAATGGCAGCAGCATCTGTAAGCTCACAAATGGGTATTATAGCAAGCCCAGTAAGTGTGGCTGTAGTTTCACTAACTGCAATGCTTTTAGCTCCAGGAGTTAAGCATTTAGAAGGGTTTGATGGGTATTTAAATTTACTTGCTATTACTATTCCTGCTACTTTAATTGGTGTTTTAGCTGTAGGTATTTTTAGCTGGTTTAGAGGTAAAGATCTTGATAAAGATAGTGAATTCCAAGAAAAAATCGCAAATGATCCTGAATTTAAAAAATATGTTTATGGCGATTCTAAGACACTTTTAGATGTGAAACTTCCAGCTTCTCAGTGGGCTGCTATGTGGATATTCTTAGGTGCGATTGCTATTGTAGCTATTCTTGGTGCCTTCCCTGAGCTTCGTCCTGCATTTGATAATGGCAAAGGCGTAATGAAACCAATGAGTATGGTAGCTGTTATTCAAATGTTTATGCTTATTACTGGTTCAATTTTAATCGTTTGTACAAAAGTTAAAGTAAATGATATAGCACAAAATGCGATATTCCGCTCTGGTATGATAGCTATTGTGGCTGTATTTGGTATCTCTTGGATGGCTAATACTATGTTTAGCGTGCATACTCCTATGCTTAAAACTGCTCTTGGTGGCGTAGTTCAGCTATATCCATGGACTTATGCAATAATGCTACTTTTAATTTCTAAATTTGTAAATTCTCAAGCAGCAGCACTTGCAGCATTTGTTCCTCTTGCACTTGGCATTGGGGTTGATCCAGCCATTATAGTAGCCTTTGCTCCAGCATGCTATGGTTATTATATCTTACCTACATATCCTAGCGATCTAGCAACAATTCAATTTGACCGATCAGGCACAACTAAAATTGGCAAATATGTAGTCAATCATAGCTTCATAATCCCAGGTCTTTTAGGTGTTGGTGTATCTTGTGTGTTTGGCTATATCTTTACTGGAATGGCTGGATATCTATAA
- the argF gene encoding ornithine carbamoyltransferase, producing the protein MRHFLTLNDISKDEILDILQIAKDIKKEALNKEYKPYLKDQFLAMIFEKSSTRTRVSFEVGMQQLGGKALFLSNKDIQLGRGEPIKDTARVLGGMVDMIMARVYKQSDLEELAKFSNLPVINGLSDDFHPVQLMADLLTLDELGVDITSMKVAYVGDGNNMTNSWLMAASKLGFELRVATPKGYEAPKWVVDIALQNAKQSGAIIKIGNDPKEAINSADVVTTDTWVSMGQEDEKAKRVAEFNGFCVDKDMMNLAAPKAKFLHCLPAYRGYEVSEDIFELHADEIFAEAHNRLHAQKGVMVWCDRMRNE; encoded by the coding sequence ATGAGACATTTTTTAACTCTAAATGATATAAGCAAAGATGAAATTTTAGATATTTTACAGATTGCTAAAGATATCAAAAAAGAAGCATTAAATAAAGAGTATAAACCATATTTAAAAGATCAATTTTTAGCCATGATATTTGAAAAAAGCTCTACAAGAACTAGAGTAAGCTTTGAGGTTGGAATGCAACAACTAGGCGGAAAGGCTCTATTTTTAAGCAATAAAGATATCCAATTAGGTCGTGGTGAGCCTATTAAAGATACAGCTAGAGTTCTTGGTGGAATGGTTGATATGATTATGGCTAGAGTTTATAAGCAAAGCGACCTTGAAGAGTTAGCTAAATTTAGCAATCTACCAGTTATAAATGGGCTAAGCGATGACTTCCATCCAGTTCAATTAATGGCTGATTTACTCACTCTTGATGAGCTTGGAGTAGATATTACCTCTATGAAAGTTGCATATGTAGGCGATGGAAACAATATGACAAACTCATGGCTGATGGCTGCTTCTAAGCTTGGATTTGAGCTAAGAGTTGCTACGCCAAAAGGATATGAAGCACCAAAATGGGTAGTAGATATAGCCTTGCAAAATGCTAAACAAAGCGGAGCAATTATCAAAATAGGAAATGATCCAAAAGAGGCTATAAATAGCGCCGATGTAGTAACTACAGATACTTGGGTTTCTATGGGTCAAGAAGATGAAAAAGCTAAAAGAGTAGCTGAATTTAATGGATTTTGCGTTGATAAAGATATGATGAATCTAGCAGCTCCTAAGGCAAAATTCCTCCACTGCCTACCAGCATATAGAGGTTATGAAGTTAGCGAAGATATCTTTGAGTTGCACGCTGATGAGATATTTGCTGAGGCTCACAATAGACTTCACGCACAAAAAGGAGTAATGGTTTGGTGCGATAGGATGAGAAATGAATAG